One stretch of Paenibacillus sp. FSL R5-0341 DNA includes these proteins:
- a CDS encoding aspartate aminotransferase family protein: MAKGNEQPGSGTAVAGATATGAAAQTESSLFQTYARYPISLVKGKGSWLWDDQGNRYLDFMCGLAVTSLGHAPEKVGAKLKAQIDELWHVSNLFQIPGQEKAAALLTANTCADAVFFCNSGAEANEAAIKVARRYHQKVKGTDRYEVITFAQSFHGRTLATLTATGQDKVKEGFLPLPAGFVTVPLHDILALEAAIGPNTAAIMLEMVQAEGGVYPVEPEFVKHVRKLCDEHGLLLIVDEVQTGMGRTGKLFAHEHYGIEPDVFTVAKGIGSGFPVGAMLGKGFLRDAFTPGSHATTFGGTPLASSVVIATIETMLEDRLPERAAEMGEYLMSSLRNRLAGNSFVKEVRGLGLLVGIECAEPVGDIVLAGQKRGILFVSAGPNVIRLLPNLYVSKEEIDEAVSLVGTLIEEHVAAKA; the protein is encoded by the coding sequence GGAAAGCTCGCTTTTCCAAACGTATGCACGTTATCCAATCAGTCTGGTCAAAGGGAAAGGCAGCTGGTTGTGGGATGATCAGGGTAACCGATATCTCGATTTCATGTGTGGCCTCGCTGTAACTAGCCTGGGCCATGCACCGGAGAAAGTCGGAGCCAAGCTGAAAGCTCAGATTGATGAGCTGTGGCATGTGTCCAACCTGTTCCAGATTCCGGGCCAGGAGAAAGCAGCAGCATTGCTGACAGCCAATACATGCGCTGACGCGGTGTTCTTCTGTAACAGTGGTGCCGAAGCGAACGAAGCGGCAATCAAAGTAGCCCGTCGTTATCACCAGAAGGTGAAAGGCACAGATCGCTATGAAGTGATCACCTTTGCCCAGTCCTTCCATGGACGGACGCTCGCAACGCTGACAGCAACCGGACAGGATAAGGTGAAAGAAGGATTTTTGCCATTGCCAGCCGGATTTGTAACCGTACCTTTACATGATATTCTTGCACTTGAAGCGGCAATCGGACCCAACACAGCAGCGATTATGCTGGAAATGGTTCAGGCCGAGGGTGGTGTATATCCAGTTGAACCTGAATTCGTCAAGCATGTACGGAAACTGTGTGACGAGCACGGGTTGCTGTTGATTGTCGATGAAGTACAAACGGGAATGGGACGTACAGGTAAACTGTTTGCGCATGAACATTATGGTATTGAGCCGGATGTGTTCACCGTTGCCAAAGGTATCGGTAGTGGTTTCCCTGTAGGCGCGATGTTGGGTAAAGGCTTCCTGCGGGATGCGTTCACGCCAGGCAGTCATGCGACAACGTTTGGAGGAACACCACTTGCTTCATCCGTTGTAATCGCAACAATCGAAACGATGCTGGAAGATCGTTTGCCAGAGCGCGCAGCGGAGATGGGTGAATACCTGATGAGCTCCCTGCGGAATCGTTTGGCGGGCAATTCCTTTGTGAAGGAAGTACGTGGCTTGGGATTGTTGGTCGGTATTGAATGTGCTGAGCCGGTAGGTGATATTGTGCTTGCTGGGCAAAAACGCGGTATCTTGTTCGTCTCTGCAGGACCGAATGTGATTCGTTTGCTTCCGAACCTGTATGTGAGCAAAGAAGAGATCGACGAGGCCGTATCGCTGGTAGGCACATTGATCGAAGAGCATGTAGCGGCGAAAGCCTAA